CTGGGCCTATTCTGTCGGATTACCTTGTTTGGTAATCCGGTAAGTAGATGGGCTGAAGGTGCAGACCGCGTGACGCGTGTTGAATGTTGAGAGCACTGTAAGTATAAAGATGATCCCGCATGTCAAGTCATCCGAAGATCGGTTGCTATCATTCTAACCAGAAACCAGAAATCAGGAACAATGTGGCTGACGGATAAGTTTTACGGCCTTCGAGGCAAGAGCCTCAACTATGCAATCGTCTGTATTGCTGGTGTGGACTTTTTACTCTTTGGATATGGTGAGTTCGTTGATCTTGTCTGGTCAGCAGTTTACTAACAGTCGACAGACCAGGGCGTTATGGGAGGTATCCTTACCCTCCCAGTCTTCCTTAGCCAGTTCCCGACCATCAACCCCGAGGCTGATGGCCTGACATCCATCGAGTCTGCCCAACGTGCCACCAACCAGGGTATCGCCGTCGCATCATACAATCTCGGGTGTTTCGTGGGAGCCGTCATCGCAATCTGGATCAGTAACCCTCTCGGACGCAAGCGTATGATCATACTCGGTACCTCCATCATGGTCGTTGGAACTATCATCAAGATCACTGCGTTTTCTCTGGTTCACCTGGTCATTGGAAGAATCATCATGGGCTTGGGCAACGGCATGAATACCAGCACGGTACCGACTTGGCAGTCCGAGACCAGCAGTTCACACAAGCGCGGAAAGATGGTCATGATCGAAGGCGCCCTCATCACTTGCGGTATCATGATCTCGTACTGGATCGACTTGGGATTGTCTTTTGCTCCTGGGTCTGTGGCCTGGCGATTTCCAATTGCGTTCCAGCTcgtcttttgcttcttcatCCTCGCCTTTGTCTGGAACTTACCCGAGTCGCCGCGCTGGTTGATCCTTAAGGGTCACCATGAAGAGGCCAAGCTGGTCATTGCAGCAATTGCGGATCTGGAAGTCGAGGACAACTTTGTCCAGAATGAATTCCTCGCAATCAAGGAAACGGTCGAGGAAATGTCCAAGGGTAGCTTCCGAGACTTGTTCGCAACCAACGAAAACCGGAATCTGCACCGAACGTTCTTGGCGTACCTCAACCAGGTCTTCCAACAAATTTCGGGTATCAACCTCATCACTTACTATGCTGCTGTCATTTACTCGGGGCTGGGCATGTCAGACTTCATGTCTCGGTTGTTGGCGGCCTTGAACGGCACCGAGTACTTTATAGCTTCATGGCCGGCTGTGTGGCTTGTGGAGAGGGTGGGAAGGAGAAAGCTGATGTTGTTTGGAGCGGCCGGACAGGCTCTAACCATGGCGGCCTCGGCAGGTGTCACATCCAGGTCCGAGGAGGGTTTCCAGATTGCAGGCGTGGTGCTCTTGTTCATTTTCAACACCTTTTTCGCCATTGGTTGGTTGGGCATGACTTGGTTGTACCCAGCCGAGATTGTGCCTCTGAGAATCAGAGCTCCGGCCAATGCACTGTCCACGTCTGCCAACTGGATATTCAACTTTATGGTCAGTTTCTTGACTCTTTCTTGACTCTTGACGGTACGTGCACTTACTAACTTGAACAGGTCGTCATGATCACTCCGGTGGCATTCAACACCATCAAGCATCATACCTACACCATCTTTGCCATCATCAACGCCATCATGGTTCCGTCCGTCTACTTTTTGTTCCCCGAGACGGCGTACCGGTCACTCGAAGAGATGGACACCATCTTCCAAAAGGTCCACGGGTGGAAGGGATTGTTTACTGTTGTCAGGCAAGCCGAAATCGAGCCAAGGCGCTATGGAAAGAATGGCGAGTTGCTGCTGGATGTCGACGCCGTCCGTGCTGAGAAGGGCGACTCGAGTTCTGCAGGCAGAGAGAATGAGCACAGGGAGGTTAGGACTGAGCCGTGACCAAGCAATTACATAAAAGCCATACATAGGAGAGTGAATAGACCAAGTTCACCACAGACGGAGCAACGGAGACGGAGCTCTAAAGATCCCGGCTGAGATTGGCGAAGGTGCGGGGCTGCCTCGGTGGACCCACCCACTAGGTCCGAGGTACCACTTCCCCGCACTACCGCCCGCTAGCGCGTCGCGCTTGCTTGCAGTTATTCCCACTAACGAAGCATCAACCGTAGGTATTGATATACAGCAACCACCCACTAACTCTAGCGATCGAGAACCTTATTGTGCATTGAATGTAAGTGCCAAAATGTCCGACATCCCCAAAGTTCCATCCCCATGGGTGCTCAAAGCCACTGCCTATGCTTTTGGCTTCTGGGTACCTAGAAAGGAAGTTCGCGAGAAAGGATTGCCTAGCATTGCCTACTCACCACTCGAAGGTTCATCGTCGTATGCGAACCTCGACAACAGTAGACCG
The Pyricularia oryzae 70-15 chromosome 1, whole genome shotgun sequence DNA segment above includes these coding regions:
- a CDS encoding sugar transporter STL1, which encodes MWLTDKFYGLRGKSLNYAIVCIAGVDFLLFGYDQGVMGGILTLPVFLSQFPTINPEADGLTSIESAQRATNQGIAVASYNLGCFVGAVIAIWISNPLGRKRMIILGTSIMVVGTIIKITAFSLVHLVIGRIIMGLGNGMNTSTVPTWQSETSSSHKRGKMVMIEGALITCGIMISYWIDLGLSFAPGSVAWRFPIAFQLVFCFFILAFVWNLPESPRWLILKGHHEEAKLVIAAIADLEVEDNFVQNEFLAIKETVEEMSKGSFRDLFATNENRNLHRTFLAYLNQVFQQISGINLITYYAAVIYSGLGMSDFMSRLLAALNGTEYFIASWPAVWLVERVGRRKLMLFGAAGQALTMAASAGVTSRSEEGFQIAGVVLLFIFNTFFAIGWLGMTWLYPAEIVPLRIRAPANALSTSANWIFNFMVVMITPVAFNTIKHHTYTIFAIINAIMVPSVYFLFPETAYRSLEEMDTIFQKVHGWKGLFTVVRQAEIEPRRYGKNGELLLDVDAVRAEKGDSSSAGRENEHREVRTEP